Proteins co-encoded in one Brassica rapa cultivar Chiifu-401-42 chromosome A02, CAAS_Brap_v3.01, whole genome shotgun sequence genomic window:
- the LOC103851517 gene encoding interactor of constitutive active ROPs 3: MMTQKARNGSQDVPKKVSPRAARPLKIPALEPDSSSSPVSANSRTPKDKSPKVPDRRSPRSPVSEKKRPSRITELESLVSQLQEELKKAKDQVTVSETAKKQAEEEAEESRKELQEVSSKLQESQNQSLEVSALEECDLEFDERRGLGVVVQEIRQLKLQIEMVASSEAGHVKQAELRNSEIHLLRGNLMDTLFLVENFRDQLKDCEVSEAETEALATETLRQLENAKKAVEELKSDGAKAVESYKKMAAELEQTKARMVWLEGLVTKLHANPEDLENNETFLKDYEEVSSLRCEVERLRAALEASEQKDQEGNVEASSRLRIQAELQSELKIAKSEIDELKARLVDKETELQFVSEEKDNLYSKLMDNQKETDVEAELKQLREELENLKADMMDKETELQIVSDENETLKSDIHKRERDVQDALVKLGIAMEEADKSSKRAVRVAEQLDATQASNSEMETELRKLKVQSNQWRKAAEAATSMLSAGNNNGKFGENCDQTNSPYAEDVDDEVTKKKNGNVLKKIGVLWKKPQK; encoded by the exons ATGATGACCCAAAAGGCAAG AAATGGATCTCAAGATGTTCCCAAGAAGGTGTCTCCTCGAGCTGCTCGGCCACTGAAGATACCAGCGCTAGAGCCTGACTCCTCTTCATCTCCTGTCTCAGCTAATAGCAGAACACCAAAGGATAAAAGCCCAAAAGTTCCAGACCGTAGGTCTCCACGCAGCCCTGTCTCCGAG AAGAAGAGGCCAAGCAGAATAACGGAGCTTGAATCGCTAGTCTCCCAACTTCAAGAGGAGCTAAAGAAGGCGAAAGATCAAGTGACAGTGTCTGAGACAGCAAAGAAGCAAGCAGAGGAAGAAGCAGAAGAGTCCAGGAAAGAGCTACAAGAAGTTTCCTCTAAGCTCCAGGAGTCCCAGAACCAGTCTTTGGAAGTTTCAGCCTTGGAGGAATGTGATTTGGAGTTTGATGAAAGGAGAGGATTGGGTGTTGTTGTTCAGGAGATCAGACAACTCAAGCTTCAGATTGAGATGGTGGCTTCTTCTGAAGCTGGTCATGTGAAACAGGCTGAGCTGCGTAACTCGGAGATTCACCTTCTGAGGGGAAACTTAATGGACACACTTTTCTTAGTCGAGAATTTTAGGGACCAGCTCAAGGACTGTGAGGTGTCAGAGGCTGAAACTGAGGCTTTAGCCACTGAAACTCTTAGGCAACTGGAGAATGCTAAAAAGGCAGTGGAGGAACTGAAGTCAGATGGCGCAAAAGCAGTTGAAAGCTATAAGAAGATGGCGGCAGAGCTTGAACAGACGAAAGCTAGAATGGTATGGCTTGAAGGTCTTGTGACTAAGCTTCATGCCAATCCAGAGGATTTGGAAAACAATGAGACTTTTCTTAAAGACTATGAAGAAGTATCTTCCTTAAGATGTGAGGTAGAGAGACTGAGAGCAGCTCTAGAAGCTTCTGAACAAAAAGACCAAGAGGGGAACGTAGAGGCTTCTTCTCGGTTAAGGATACAAGCTGAACTCCAGTCTGAACTAAAGATAGCTAAGTCCGAGATAGACGAGCTAAAGGCGAGGCTGGTAGACAAGGAAACGGAACTACAGTTTGTTTCAGAGGAGAAAGATAACCTATACTCaaaactgatggacaaccagAAGGAGACAGATGTTGAAGCTGAGCTGAAGCAACTAAGGGAGGAGTTGGAGAACCTGAAGGCGGACATGATGGATAAAGAGACAGAACTCCAGATAGTTTCAGACGAGAACGAGACACTGAAGTCAGATATCCACAAGAGGGAGAGAGATGTACAAGACGCGCTGGTGAAGTTAGGGATTGCAATGGAAGAGGCTGACAAGAGTAGCAAGAGAGCGGTTAGAGTCGCCGAGCAGCTAGATGCAACTCAAGCGTCGAACTCAGAGATGGAGACGGAACTCAGGAAGCTCAAAGTTCAGTCGAACCAGTGGAGAAAAGCTGCTGAAGCAGCTACCTCCATGCTCTCTGCTGGGAACAATAATGGGAAGTTCGGTGAGAATTGTGATCAGACGAACTCTCCTTACGCTGAGGATGTTGATGATGAAgtgacaaagaagaaaaatgggAATGTGCTCAAGAAGATTGGTGTTTTGTGGAAGAAGCCTCAGAAATAG
- the LOC103851512 gene encoding thiol protease aleurain — translation MSARAILSSLLLLILIAASATAEDIGFDESNPIRMVSDGLREAEESIVQILGQSRHALSFARFTHRYGKRYENAEEIKLRFSIFKESLDLIRSTNKKGLSYKLGLNQFADMTWEEFQMSKLGAAQNCSATLKGSHKLTEEALPETKDWREDGIVSPVKDQGKCGSCWTFSTTGALEAAYHQAFGKGISLSEQQLVDCAGAFNNFGCNGGLPSQAFEYIKSNGGLDTEEAYPYTGKDGTCKYSSENVGVQVLDSVNITLGAEDELKHAVGLVRPVSIAFQVIHSFRLYDGGVYTDKDCKSSPTDVNHAVLAVGYGIEGGVPYWLIKNSWGAGWGDKGYFKMEMGKNMCGIATCASYPVVA, via the exons ATGTCTGCGAGAGCAATCCTATCATCCTTGCTTCTGCTGATACTCATCGCCGCATCGGCAACGGCGGAGGATATCGGATTCGATGAGTCAAACCCGATCCGTATGGTCTCCGACGGTCTCCGGGAGGCAGAGGAATCCATTGTCCAGATCTTAGGCCAATCTCGTCACGCTCTCTCCTTCGCTCGCTTCACTCATCG GTATGGGAAAAGGTATGAGAACGCGGAGGAGATAAAGCTCAGATTCTCTATCTTCAAGGAGAGTCTTGATTTGATCAGATCCACCAATAAGAAAGGCTTGTCTTACAAACTCGGTCTCAATC AGTTTGCTGATATGACCTGGGAAGAGTTTCAAATGAGCAAGCTTGGTGCGGCTCAGAACTGCTCTGCTACTTTAAAGGGAAGCCACAAACTCACCGAAGAAGCTCTTCCGGAAACC aaagattggagagaagatggtATTGTTAGTCCAGTCAAAGACCAGGGCAAATGTGGATCTTGCTGGACTTTCAG CACGACAGGAGCTCTTGAGGCAGCATATCATCAAGCATTTGGAAAAGGCATTTCTCTCTCCGAGCAACAGCTTGTGGATTGTGCTGGAGCTTTCAACAACTTTGGCTGCAACGGTGGCCTTCCTTCCCAAGCCTTTGAATACATCAAATCCAACGGTGGCCTTGACACTGAGGAAGCTTATCCTTACACCGGCAAAGATGGAACCTGCAAATATTCATCTGAAAACGTCGGTGTACAAGTCCTCGACTCAGTCAACATTACTCTG GGTGCTGAAGATGAACTGAAGCATGCGGTTGGGTTGGTGCGACCAGTAAGCATAGCATTCCAGGTTATACACTCGTTCCGGCTTTACGATGGCGGAGTTTACACAGATAAGGACTGTAAAAGTTCACCAACG GATGTGAACCACGCGGTTTTGGCGGTTGGTTATGGAATTGAAGGTGGTGTTCCATATTGGCTTATAAAGAACTCATGGGGAGCTGGTTGGGGTGACAAAGGTTACTTCAAGATGGAGATGG
- the LOC103851513 gene encoding RPM1-interacting protein 4-like, whose amino-acid sequence MRNGCLAKLRSKYLGKMCNKGEITSEKSKEEWKPKVEECWKRKEVKDKSQVHDPSTANTNISSRENQVIKEMADKKFDDTPALYKSMDTEKDENSNEKQTLERGSGKVDVNRTKAGQDSTQDQPKPSRVLPKFGEWDVRDPVTADVFRVIFNKPKDERRGALNDEFYKVKTFDLRGIKSGGRK is encoded by the exons ATGAGAAACGGATGTCTCGCAAAACTGAGAAGCAAATATCTCGGGAAAATGTGTAACAAAGGAGAAATAACGTCTGAGAAAAGCAAGGAAGAGTGGAAGCCCAAGGTTGAAGAATGTTGGAAAAGAAAGGAGGTAAAAGACAAGTCACAAGTACATGATCCAAGCACTGCAAACACGAACATTAGCTCGCGTGAGAACCAAGTAATCAAGGAAATGGCAGATAAGAAATTTGACGACACTCCCGCCCTTTATAAAAGTATGGATACTGAAAAGGATGAAAACTCAAATGAGAAACAAACGCTTGAACGAGGATCTGGGAAAGTGGATGTCAATCGCACAAAGGCCGGGCAAGATTCAACTCAAGATCAACCAAAACCAAGCCGAG TTTTGCCAAAGTTTGGCGAATGGGACGTACGCGATCCCGTTACTGCCGATGTTTTCAGAGTCATATTCAATAAGCCGAAGGATGAAAGACGTGGGGCTCTGAATGATGAGTTTTACAAGGTCAAGACTTTTGATCTAAGAGGAATAAAGAGCGGTGGAAGGAAGTAA
- the LOC103851514 gene encoding uncharacterized protein LOC103851514: MRLKKTRANMESRGVPFRSILAHSLWITLVGILLFTLSTTKRHNFGYIKFFSISGTLLITLPWMIQLLVTSAVILLYKTRGYNLMWIVRSPKPSNENHLTNVVTISSSSSPLPSGQALKKGDTGEIEIKIVIPKSPMSTHLEIEGSNSSKLLTNVSHVA, from the coding sequence ATGAGACTGAAGAAAACAAGAGCAAACATGGAAAGCAGAGGCGTCCCTTTCAGATCAATCCTAGCTCATTCTCTCTGGATAACTCTCGTTGGAATCCTTCTCTTCACTCTCTCAACCACGAAAAGACACAATTTCGGTTACATCAAGTTCTTTTCGATATCAGGAACACTACTCATAACCTTACCCTGGATGATTCAACTTCTGGTCACTTCCGCTGTCATTTTACTTTATAAGACTAGAGGTTACAACCTGATGTGGATTGTCCGATCACCAAAACCATCCAACGAGAATCATCTCACAAACGTCGTCACtatatcttcttcatcatctcctctaCCTTCTGGCCAAGCTCTGAAGAAAGGTGACACGGGTGAGATCGAGATTAAAATTGTGATTCCAAAAAGTCCAATGTCAACTCATTTGGAGATTGAAGGAAGCAATAGCTCCAAACTTCTCACAAATGTATCACATGTTGCTTAA
- the LOC103851516 gene encoding LOW QUALITY PROTEIN: L-type lectin-domain containing receptor kinase I.7-like (The sequence of the model RefSeq protein was modified relative to this genomic sequence to represent the inferred CDS: deleted 2 bases in 1 codon): protein MIRGLLLGIILMLYCVCPSFQQDTTFVYNGFDQGDHRLHLDGSAIILPKKHVLQLTNATATQIGHAFFQEPVDFNSSEPVSFSTHFVCALLPVGETSGHGMAFFVSHSTDFKGAEPSRFFGLFNANGSASTRVLAVELDIAKAPDVGDISDNHVGIDVNSAKSVISANASYFSDKKGRKIDMKLLSGDPIQVWVDYEGTTLNVSLAPLRNKKPSQPLLSSTSINLTEIVQGRRMFVGFSGATGSTMTYQYILGWSFSKTMASLQKIDVSKLPKVPHPHNKIKSTSLVLDALLGLISLLVLGLLTGAAYMYRKNLYAEVREEWEKEYGPFRYSYKSLYKATKGFSRNEFLGRGGFGEVYKGTLELREVAVKKVSHDGEEGMKQFVAEIVCMRRLKHRSLVPLLGYCRRKHELLLVSEYMPNGSLDHYLFNHDRSTLPWWRRFAILNDIASALSYLHTEAEQVVIHRDIKAANVMLDAEFNGRLGDFGMSRLYDRGTDSNTTTAAVGTVGYMAPEITTMGPSTGTDVYAFGVFLLEVTCGRRPVEPGLSAAKRFLIKWVCDCWKRSSLIDAIDPRLAEFSSKEVERVLKVGLLCANLAPSARPSMEQVVQYLNGNLALPEFWPYSPGIGVIIPPPQLMLPSLSLSSYSSNNSMFMTHSIVYGSGR, encoded by the exons ATGATTCGAGGATTGCTTCTTGGAATCATTTTGATGTTATACTGTGTTTGCCCATCATTTCAACAAGACACCACGTTTGTCTACAACGGCTTTGACCAAGGAGATCATCGTCTTCATCTTGACGGCAGTGCAATAATCCTTCCAAAAAAACATGTCCTGCAACTAACAAATGCAACAGCAACGCAAATAGGTCACGCTTTCTTTCAGGAGCCTGTTGACTTCAACTCATCCGAGCCAGTCTCTTTCTCCACACATTTCGTCTGTGCGCTGCTCCCTGTAGGCGAGACCAGTGGCCACGGCATGGCGTTCTTTGTGTCTCACTCCACTGACTTCAAAGGCGCGGAACCTAGTCGATTCTTCGGTCTTTTCAACGCCAACGGATCTGCTTCCACGCGTGTGTTGGCTGTTGAGCTTGATATAGCTAAAGCTCCAGATGTGGGAGACATCAGTGACAATCATGTTGGGATTGATGTGAACAGTGCAAAGTCCGTGATCTCTGCCAACGCATCTTATTTTTCAGACAAGAAAGGTAGAAAGATAGACATGAAACTATTAAGTGGAGATCCTATTCAGGTTTGGGTGGATTATGAAGGAACAACACTCAACGTTTCACTGGCTCCTCTCAGAAACAAGAAACCAAGCCAGCCTCTTTTGTCATCAACGTCCATCAATCTTACCGAGATTGTGCAAGGCAGAAGAATGTTTGTCGGGTTTTCTGGTGCAACCGGGTCAACCATGACCTACCAGTACATACTCGGGTGGAGTTTTAGCAAAACCATGGCGTCTCTTCAGAAGATTGACGTCTCAAAGCTCCCCAAAGTTCCCCATCCCCACAATAAAATCAAGTCTACATCTCTGGTGCTTGATGCTCTCCTTGGTTTAATAAGTTTATTAGTTTTGGGTCTTCTTACTGGAGCAGCTTATATGTATAGGAAGAACTTGTACGCCGAGGTAAGAGAGGAATGGGAGAAGGAATATGGTCCGTTCAGGTATTCATATAAGTCTCTATACAAAGCAACTAAAGGGTTCAGTAGAAACGAGTTTCTTGGGAGAGGAGGTTTTGGAGAAGTCTACAAAGGAACACTAGAACTTAGAGAAGTGGCTGTGAAGAAAGTCTCACATGACGGTGAGGAAGGTATGAAGCAGTTTGTGGCTGAGATCGTTTGCATGAGGAGGCTAAAACACCGAAGCTTGGTGCCGCTTCTTGGGTATTGCAGGAGGAAACATGAGTTATTATTAGTCTCTGAGTACATGCCAAATGGTAGCCTTGACCATTACTTGTTTAATCATGATAGATCGACTCTCCCCTGGTGGAGAAGATTTGCCATCCTCAATGACATTGCGTCAGCTCTTAGCTACTTGCATACGGAAGCTGAACAAGTTGTTATACACAGAGATATCAAAGCTGCTAACGTTATGTTGGACGCAGAGTTTAATGGAAGGTTGGGAGATTTTGGTATGTCCAGGTTATACGACCGAGGGACTGAT TCCAACACCACAACGGCTGCAGTTGGAACTGTTGGTTACATGGCACCTGAGATTACAACAATGGGACCTTCCACTGGAACTGATGTATACGCCTTTGGTGTTTTCTTGCTTGAAGTAACCTGTGGGAGGAGACCAGTGGAACCTGGCTTGTCGGCTGCGAAGCGGTTTCTGATCAAATGGGTTTGTGATTGCTGGAAAAGATCTTCTTTGATTGATGCTATAGATCCAAGGTTGGCAGAGTTCTCATCAAAAGAAGTTGAGAGAGTTCTGAAAGTCGGTTTGCTTTGTGCAAACCTTGCTCCAAGTGCAAGACCGTCCATGGAACAAGTGGTGCAATACTTAAACGGGAACCTAGCTTTGCCGGAGTTTTGGCCATATTCTCCCGGGATTGGAGTTATCATCCCACCACCACAGCTCATGCTCCCTTCACTATCACTGTCTTCTTACTCATCCAACAACTCTATGTTTATGACTCACTCAATCGTCTACGGGAGTGGACGATGA
- the LOC103851515 gene encoding putative L-type lectin-domain containing receptor kinase I.10 has product MTYGLLQKILVITCFHLMYLSSQQESNFVYHSFGGQENLYLDGSATVLPNGLLQLTNASDHQTAHVFYKKPIGLSSSKTLSFSTHFICALVPRPGFEGGHGMAFVVSPSMDFSHAESDRYLGVFNVSKNGSLSSDVLAVELDTIWNPDFEDIDSNHVGIDVHSPLSVGTASASYYSDIKGNNQSINLLSGKPLQVWVEYEDTMLNVSIATLEVQKPSQPLLSQPINLTEVFPNSSRLFVGFSAATGTATSYQYILSWSFCTNGGSLQTLNISRLPEVPQPRSEHKNYSQLITILLGFIATMGLGVLIGVYLFKKCKYAEVTEEWEKEFGAHRFSYESLYNATKGFNKDGFLGKGGFGEVYRGTLLLSREIAVKRMFHNDDQGVKQFVSEVVSMRCLKHRNLVPLLGYCRRKHELLLVSEYMPNGSLDEHLFDDEKLVLSWTQRLVILKGIASALCYLHTGADQVVLHRDIKASNVMLDAEFNGRLGDFGMARFHDRGEYACPTGAVGTIGYMAPEIIDMVASTGTDVYAFGVFMLEVICGRRPVEPQLQCEKRVLIKWVCECWKRDALLDAVDPRLGDELLPEEVEMVMKLGLLCSNIVPESRPTMEQVVLYLNNSLPLPDVSPYTVGFSSHSSVLIDAASLVASRSWSASSASSS; this is encoded by the coding sequence ATGACTTATGGATTGCTTCAGAAGATCCTGGTGATCACTTGTTTTCATCTGATGTATCTATCAAGTCAACAAGAGTCAAACTTTGTCTATCACAGCTTTGGAGGGCAAGAAAATCTTTATCTTGATGGATCTGCAACAGTTCTTCCCAATGGATTACTACAGCTTACAAACGCTTCAGACCATCAAACGGCTCATGTTTTCTACAAGAAACCAATCGGTCTCAGTTCCTCTAAGACACTCTCCTTCTCAACACACTTCATTTGTGCTCTGGTGCCTCGGCCAGGCTTTGAAGGCGGCCATGGCATGGCCTTTGTAGTATCACCTTCTATGGATTTCTCACACGCAGAGTCAGATAGATACTTGGGGGTTTTCAACGTATCGAAAAATGGATCTCTATCTTCTGATGTGCTTGCTGTTGAGCTTGACACTATTTGGAATCCAGATTTTGAAGACATTGATAGCAATCATGTGGGGATTGATGTCCACAGTCCTCTCTCTGTAGGAACAGCTTCAGCTTCTTACTATTCAGACATTAAGGGTAATAACCAAAGCATAAACCTCCTTAGTGGAAAACCATTACAGGTATGGGTGGAATATGAAGATACTATGCTTAATGTCTCAATAGCTACTCTTGAAGTCCAGAAACCAAGTCAGCCTCTCTTGTCCCAACCCATCAATCTTACAGAAGTTTTTCCGAATAGTTCAAGACTTTTTGTTGGGTTCTCTGCAGCAACAGGCACAGCTACAAGTTATCAATACATTCTTTCATGGAGTTTTTGCACAAACGGAGGATCTTTACAGACACTTAACATCTCAAGACTCCCTGAAGTTCCTCAACCAAGATCTGAACATAAGAATTATTCTCAACTAATCACAATCCTGCTTGGTTTTATAGCTACCATGGGCTTGGGTGTTCTTATAGGAGTGTATCTTTTCAAGAAGTGTAAGTATGCAGAAGTAACTGAAGAATGGGAAAAGGAGTTTGGTGCACACAGATTCTCTTACGAGTCCTTATACAACGCAACAAAAGGGTTCAACAAGGATGGGTTTCTCGGAAAAGGAGGCTTTGGAGAAGTGTACAGAGGAACTCTCCTTCTAAGCAGAGAGATAGCTGTTAAGAGAATGTTCCATAATGATGATCAAGGTGTGAAGCAGTTTGTGTCTGAAGTGGTGAGCATGAGGTGTCTGAAACACAGGAACCTTGTTCCACTTCTTGGGTACTGCAGGAGAAAGCATGAGCTTCTGCTGGTCTCTGAGTACATGCCCAACGGTAGTCTTGACGAGCATTTGTTTGACGACGAGAAACTTGTACTTTCTTGGACGCAGAGACTTGTGATCCTTAAGGGAATAGCCTCAGCTCTTTGTTACCTGCATACAGGTGCTGACCAAGTTGTTCTGCACCGAGATATCAAAGCTTCTAACGTTATGTTGGACGCTGAGTTCAACGGAAGGCTAGGGGATTTTGGAATGGCTAGGTTTCATGACCGTGGAGAGTATGCATGCCCAACAGGAGCCGTTGGAACTATAGGTTACATGGCGCCTGAGATAATTGATATGGTGGCTTCCACTGGAACCGATGTGTACGCCTTTGGTGTTTTCATGCTTGAGGTAATATGTGGGAGGAGACCTGTGGAGCCACAGTTACAATGTGAGAAGCGAGTACTGATTAAATGGGTATGTGAGTGCTGGAAAAGGGATGCTTTGCTTGATGCTGTTGATCCTAGATTGGGAGATGAGTTATTACCTGAGGAGGTGGAGATGGTTATGAAACTTGGTTTGCTGTGCTCAAATATTGTGCCGGAATCAAGGCCTACGATGGAGCAAGTGGTTCTATACTTAAACAACAGTCTTCCTTTACCAGATGTGTCACCATATACTGTGGGGTTTAGCAGTCATTCTTCGGTTTTGATTGATGCAGCATCTCTTGTAGCTTCAAGGAGCTGGTCAGCTTCCTCAGCCTCTTCTTCCTAG
- the LOC103851518 gene encoding dof zinc finger protein DOF5.3, translated as MDQLLHHQDVYGNYNKAREAMGVPCSSNPTQLDHDQKKPSPATGAARPQPPELSLRCPRCDSTNTKFCYYNNYSLSQPRYFCKSCKRYWTKGGTLRNIPVGGGCRKNKRSTSSATRSLRTTPEPASHDGKAFSAASFGGFGNNEHIDLSLAFALLNKQPPGSSSQLGFPSEFGSSHQSDMESVFGTGQQKENTGYVFGNGSSGLEMAMSDPNKVLWGFPWQVNGEMNMGGGGGGHVDHIDSGREIWTNMNYINSGALM; from the exons ATGGATCAGTTGTTACATCATCAG GATGTTTATGGGAACTATAACAAAGCTAGAGAAGCCATGGGAGTACCATGTTCATCAAACCCAACACAACTAGATCACGATCAGAAAAAACCTTCTCCCGCGACTGGGGCGGCGAGGCCACAGCCACCGGAGCTATCCCTGAGATGTCCACGTTGCGACTCAACGAACACAAAGTTTTGCTACTACAACAACTACAGCCTCTCTCAGCCCCGCTACTTCTGCAAATCATGCAAGAGATACTGGACAAAAGGTGGAACCCTAAGGAACATTCCTGTCGGAGGCGGCTGCCGGAAAAACAAACGGTCCACATCTTCGGCGACAAGAAGCCTCAGAACCACCCCGGAACCAGCTTCCCATGACGGGAAAGCGTTCTCGGCGGCGAGTTTCGGTGGGTTCGGTAACAATGAACACATTGATCTTAGCTTAGCCTTTGCCCTGCTGAACAAGCAACCTCCGGGGAGTTCTTCACAGCTAGGGTTTCCTTCAGAGTTCGGTAGCTCTCATCAGTCTGACATGGAGAGTGTGTTTGGAACAGGCCAGCAAAAGGAGAACACTGGTTATGTGTTTGGAAACGGGAGTAGCGGTTTGGAAATGGCCATGAGTGATCCGAACAAGGTCTTATGGGGATTTCCATGGCAAGTAAATGGAGAGATGAAcatgggaggaggaggaggtggtcaTGTAGATCACATTGATTCAGGGAGAGAGATTTGGACCAACATGAACTATATTAATTCTGGTGCTTTAATGTAG